In Paenibacillus guangzhouensis, a single window of DNA contains:
- a CDS encoding MerR family transcriptional regulator — protein sequence MDETDKIYLIGELAAATGVTVRTLQHYDNIGLLPTSGRTDGGRRYYTKEDMLCLEQIIFYKSLGLSLQEIRDKIVKRPTSSQIEKILHEQEVVLYRKIEDAYASLASIEAFRTAIAAGNFPSWPLLTDIIRTLRNSNLLDWSQNTFDDAQKENLSNYFAQKEAFDFYHAWRAIALKAVTLAMSGVAPEDPAAQELAEAWWNMVLEVTKGNDERIQALTQIQEDRASWPEGDRDLMDASQSFIDLSVKHYVKSLPNDGKEYGSIFRAE from the coding sequence ATGGATGAAACTGACAAAATCTATTTGATTGGCGAGCTGGCCGCGGCAACCGGTGTAACCGTAAGAACACTTCAGCACTACGACAATATCGGGCTTTTGCCGACATCCGGCCGTACTGATGGTGGACGACGTTATTATACGAAGGAAGACATGCTCTGTTTAGAGCAAATCATATTTTATAAATCATTAGGATTGTCTTTACAAGAGATACGCGACAAAATAGTTAAACGTCCGACGTCATCCCAGATCGAGAAAATCCTGCATGAGCAAGAGGTTGTACTCTACAGAAAAATAGAAGACGCATATGCAAGCCTTGCTTCAATCGAGGCATTTCGGACTGCCATCGCAGCTGGAAACTTTCCGTCGTGGCCGTTGTTAACCGATATTATCCGAACCTTAAGGAACAGTAATCTGTTGGATTGGAGTCAAAACACTTTTGATGACGCCCAGAAGGAAAATTTGAGTAACTATTTTGCACAAAAAGAAGCCTTCGACTTTTATCACGCATGGAGAGCAATCGCTTTGAAAGCTGTGACACTTGCGATGTCCGGAGTAGCACCGGAAGATCCAGCTGCACAAGAATTGGCCGAAGCTTGGTGGAACATGGTGCTGGAAGTAACCAAAGGGAATGATGAACGAATCCAAGCTCTCACACAGATTCAAGAAGATCGGGCTTCCTGGCCTGAGGGAGACCGCGATCTCATGGATGCATCCCAATCTTTTATTGATCTGTCGGTTA